One Lycium barbarum isolate Lr01 chromosome 5, ASM1917538v2, whole genome shotgun sequence genomic window carries:
- the LOC132642739 gene encoding lipid phosphate phosphatase 2-like: MAKRFSSCELDVQSFFLLIDGDVVIVTDHVLRELLSQRGEVNIVVNNTLFLHEPFHRFVGGSDMITDLKYPLKDNTMPFSAVLTVAIILHLLVILVVYFIKRDVYDVNQAILGLLHSILITSVIIDAVGRPCLDFLWRCFPDGKGVFDPITNDVKCTVLKSVIKGGHKSFPNGHSSSRMPDVHIQRLAEQRSGTQSYYKATRS; encoded by the exons ATGGCAAAACGGTTTTCATCATGTGAACTGGATGTT CAGAGTTTCTTTTTGTTGATTGATGGTGATGTCGTCATTGTCACGGATCATGTGTTGCGTGAATTGTTGAGCCAACGTGGAGAAGTCAATATAGTGGTGAATAATACTCTTTTTCTTCATG AACCGTTTCACCGTTTTGTTGGAGGATCtgacatgattacagatttgaaaTACCCTTTGAAAGACAATACCATGCCCTTTTCGGCTGTTCTG ACTGTTGCTATAATCTTACATTTACTGGTCATACTTGTCGTTTACTTCATCAAAAGGGATGTCTACGATGTGAATCAAGCTATATTAG GATTGCTGCACTCTATACTCATCACCTCCGTTATTATTGATGCTGTTGGTCGACCCTGTCTAGACTTCCTTTGGCGGTGTTTCCCTGATGGAAAAGGG GTGTTTGATCCAATCACAAACGATGTCAAATGTACTGTCTTGAAAAGTGTTATCAAAGGAGGACATAAAAGTTTCCCAAACGGACATAGTTCTA GTAGAATGCCTGATGTGCATATACAGAGGCTGGCAGAACAGCGAAGTGGTACACAATCTTACTATAAGGCAACCCGAAGTTGA